The genomic interval ACTCAACCTggcagatgcagagaagctcgTCCATGCCTTTGTCTCCTCCAGGCTGGACTACTGTAATGCACTCCTCATCGGGATCTCTGGCAAAAGCATCCAGCGACTACAGTACATCCAGAACAGCGCTGCCAGAATCCTGATGAGGGTGCGTAAGTATGATCACATCACCCCCATCCTTAAATCTCTCCACTGGCTCCCTGTCTCATTCAGGATTGAATATAAGGTTTCCCTTCTGACCCACCAGTGCATTCACGGACATGCCCCTCTTTACCTACAGGAACTCCTCAACCATCACACCACTTCACGCACCCTCCGATCAGCAAATACAAACACTCTAAACATCCCTAGAACCAAGCTCTGCAGCATGGGTGGTAGGGCCTTCTCATCGGCTGCTCCGAGATTATGGAATGCCCTCCCTGAACACCTGAGGGCACCACAAACTattgatgtttttaaaaaaaacttaaaaacatatCTTTTTAAGAAAGCTTTTTACTGAATGTTATTTTATAAttgcttttctttttaaaaactattttatcttgcatttttatatatgctttgtagcactttgagattgctgtaatgtaaagtgcaatacaaataaaatttattattattattattattattattattattatctaatttgtattattattccTACATTAAATTGTTTCCTTACAGTCAGCTCGGAGCAGCGTACGTATCAGCAACAACAGGTGCAGTTGTGACTGCTTTGGGGCTAAATGCATTAGCAAAGGTATACAGATGCTCTCTTCTGGTTTACTAGTagtaaaaaagcacaaatgtcaagtataacacaaaatgtttttcCTACAACAATGATGCTATCTGTACATGTCAAATTATTAATAAAGTGATAAATATCTTCTCTGTTTCAGCACGTTTCTCCGCTCATAGGACGATTTGTACCATTCGCTGCTGTAGCCGCTGCAAACTGTATCAATATTCCACTAATGAGACAACGGTAAACCATCATGCAGcacctgtctgtgtgtgtgtgtgtgtgcgtgtgtgtgtgtgtgtgtgtgtgtgtgtgtctctgtgtgtgtgtctctgtgtgtgtgtctctgtgtgtgtgtctctgtgtgtgtgtgtgtgtgtgtgtgtgtgtgtgtgtgtgtgtgtgtgtgtgtgtgtgtgtgtgtgtgtgtgtgtgtgtgtgtgtgtgtgtgtgtgtctgtctgtctgtctgtgtgaatgtgtgtctgtgtctcaCAGGGTTCAAACAGGTCCatggaatatcatggaattttaaaGGTCTTTCCAGACATTGGAATATCagggatttttgtttgttgcttaAAATTTTTGTTTCCATTTATCAAAAAGGAAAACCATTTTTCGGGTCCAAGCCTCAGCTCACTACAATTTAAAcatctgtttattcatttcacacattaaagctacatttttataaactcacGGTGTACATCACAGCATCCCGGACATAGTCatggaaattcagctttttattCAGTGAAAGTCAGGGGATTTGACTGGTCTCAGTTAGTGTTGTGTGTACCTCTGACTATATTTTCCTGTATGTTTAGGGAACTCCAACATGGCATTCCAGTAACGGATGAGAATGATAATCGATTAGGAGAATCTTCAAAGGCAGCTCAGCAGGCCATCACGCAGGTGGTTGTGTCCAGAATCCTCATGGCCTCTCCTGGAAtgggtttgtttttatatatttatttgcatACTAATTTTTGTCAGAAAGCAGCTTTACGATGTTGGATAACGCTCTTTCTTTCTAGCTATTCCTccatttttaatgaatgctttggaaaagaagGCTTTCCTCAaggtatgtttacatttaactTACTTTCCCAGAAAAATCTCTAAGAGTTTGGGTCGAAGTGATCGAGTTCAAACAGTATTCAGTCATCCTCTAAAATGCATTCGActcatctgatctcttctgatcTTTTCAGAGGTTTCCGTGGATGAGCGCACCCATTCAAGTTGGCTTGGTTGGAATTTGGTAAGTTGCCAAAGATAGATTAATGTTAGGTTAGTTGGTGAACCTACCCATTCATTCTTTGTGTACTCTTTTCGTAGTCTTGTGTTTGCGACGCCGTTGTGCTGTGCATTATTTCCACAAAAGAGGTgagcaaacttaatttttttttacattatccATAGTTTTATACGTCCCACTGTAATATTTTACATTGACTCTTTGATTTTGTCTTTAATTTgtgatgacacacacacacacacacacacacacacacacacgtgtgcaGCTCTATGGCAGTGAGTGGATTGGAGGCAGAACTACAGGAGAAGATTCGAGTCAGTCATCCGGGTGTAGAGCGAGTCTATTTTAACAAAGGACTGTAACCATTTCATCTTTTGTGTGCCAAAGTTCACCAGTTTTTCTCCAGGACGTCTTAACCTCAGTCATTTTGTAAGATGCTTTACATTTTGACctgtttttaattattatttgaaatgaaatgtgTTTCGTCATTGCTGTTGTGTGTATGATCGTGCTTATCCATttacatttcagaaataagaaGTTTAGTGTTTGCTGCCATGTGCCATACTCGGTTATTTTAAGTATATCTGAATTAATGATGCCAGATTATTGTCTTGTCCTCTCTGTTAGTATTTTGTGTTGATCTTTTCATGAGAGTTATTGTTTATACACTACTGCCAAATTCAGTTTTTAGAAGTCATCATGTGACCTCTTTGACAAAAGTGCAATCATTACATTGACAACATTGCCAAATATAAACCTCTGCTGCTCATTTCACTAAGACGCAGGTTTAATAAACAGAGAAATGATAGCATGGATTAAAAGAAGAGTATTATATATTTTGCTAGCCTCAGTATTTTGAGTTCAAACCCTTAGGATGTTAATTCTGATCATATTATTTCTGTGCATGAACAAACTTTTTGTGAGGTTAAAGTTCAAAGTCTTCTCATTGACTGCTCCAAAGTTCACTCTTGTCTCAGTTTAACGTTATTGTTTTACCTAAAGAGATGCCTGTTTATTTTCATGTATATTTATAC from Misgurnus anguillicaudatus chromosome 16, ASM2758022v2, whole genome shotgun sequence carries:
- the sfxn1 gene encoding sideroflexin-1; its protein translation is MAVQLSTSINIKEPRWDQGTFVGRAKHFFTVTDPRNILLSNEQLEKARQIIQDYRQGVITPGLTEDELWRAKYIFDSAFHPDTGEKMLLIGRMSAQVPMNMTITGCMMTFYRTTPAVLFWQWINQSFNAIVNYTNRSGDAPITVNQLGAAYVSATTGAVVTALGLNALAKHVSPLIGRFVPFAAVAAANCINIPLMRQRELQHGIPVTDENDNRLGESSKAAQQAITQVVVSRILMASPGMAIPPFLMNALEKKAFLKRFPWMSAPIQVGLVGICLVFATPLCCALFPQKSSMAVSGLEAELQEKIRVSHPGVERVYFNKGL